A stretch of the Alnus glutinosa chromosome 6, dhAlnGlut1.1, whole genome shotgun sequence genome encodes the following:
- the LOC133870232 gene encoding kinesin-like protein KIN-6 isoform X3: MEMKSPTPCPGTVTVRRNPPRKARATPSTNAPQMPVVPSSSSTTTRAIPSFPIQDILSMEIPEKPQNPHQSDPSSSSPKGPISDTIKVYLRIRPLLPPKPLCRNGSVRDQNPRSRAKNAWPQNPAKKSASRDKNAKKKNSGEACVTVSDSHSVTLSPPLALQESKRIKSEVYEGFSYVFPADSPQGEVYERMVKPLVEDFLKGKSGMLAALGPSGSGKTHTVFGSPREPGMVPIALQQIFKQSEGRSESSRSFSISIFEIYSERGKGEKVCDLSPEGTDLSMQQSTIKGLQEVVVSDAGQAESLIACAMLKRATGMTNANSQSSRSQCIINISSVSYKVGEVNNNAVLTIVDLAGAEREKRTGNQGARLLESNFINNTSMVFGLCLRSLLEHQKNPKKPLQKHFQNSLLTKYLRDYLEGKKRMALILTVRAGTDDYLNTSYLLKQASPYMKIKFNNNEESSIMHCNKRHFQALSTVEQPKRMKVSGLEACVFEEGKSIGDEHKLSTEEASRICRLDVSENATKKSDFVDLAEKERNHQIMQNFAKALWNVLKQYKQKLEAAESEIQSLKENLSNEKTRYLELGKELEDLKSCSTCSKGLRKDGSLVKLCTSSESKVDLKGCGSSNIDEKNVDLQSSYLNASYCNGTLEKCGSSPGQDKDVFSQVSNSDVDAANASCFCVENSDQQNFQMGDIFLGNGHNTEGLNEYSGIEDNYSNAEVTDFAISYSLSHGMVRNDSCSSVELDQLLTEDDEKSLHLPPSPKEDVAFTQGCSTVDVPECQPIFDASCKDLKFEKLIIRKLLPASSRLPRDCSTLDIADAITEPTELLDPPQSQEEDVTLTKESDVVDLPDIEPRVDVSCKAEKPKRRLAPASSILLRDFTTLDVEDDAEKPKGNRGGRKLAADEKKTTQGRIALLRLLKSDLHL; encoded by the exons ATGGAGATGAAAAGCCCTACGCCATGTCCGGGCACGGTTACTGTTCGGAGAAACCCTCCCCGGAAGGCGAGGGCTACACCTTCCACAAACGCTCCCCAAATGCCAGTAGTCCCTTCGTCTTCCTCAACAACCACGCGAGCCATTCCATCATTTCCGATTCAGGACATTCTTTCAATGGAAATTCCCGAAAAGCCCCAAAACCCGCATCAATCAGATCCCTCTTCCTCGTCCCCAAAAGGCCCAATCTCCGATACCATCAAAGTCTACCTTAGAATTCGGCCTCTTTTGCCACCCAAGCCTTTGTGCAGAAACGGCAGCGTTAGGGACCAGAACCCTAGGTCGAGAGCCAAGAACGCGTGGCCCCAGAACCCGGCGAAGAAGTCCGCGTCGAGGGACAAGAAcgcgaagaagaagaacagtgGTGAAGCTTGTGTAACTGTCAGTGATTCTCACTCTGTGACACTATCGCCGCCTTTAGCCCTACAAGAATCGAAGCGGATCAAGTCCGAGGTCTACGAAGGGTTCTCCTATGTGTTTCCGGCCGACTCGCCTCAG GGTGAAGTGTACGAGAGAATGGTGAAGCCTCTGGTGGAGGATTTTTTGAAGGGTAAGAGTGGAATGCTTGCCGCATTGGGGCCCAGTGGCTCTGGCAAGACTCACACCGTCTTCGGGAGTCCCAGGGAACCTGGTATGGTACCGATTGCGCTTCAACAGATCTTCAAGCAGTCCGAGGGAAGATCCGAGTCGTCGAG GTCATTTTCTATAtctatttttgaaatatattctgAACGAGGGAAAGGAGAGAAGGTATGCGATTTGTCACCGGAGGGAACCGATTTGAGCATGCAGCAATCAACTATAAAAGGCCTTCAAGAG GTTGTTGTCTCTGACGCTGGACAGGCAGAATCTTTAATAGCTTGTGCTATGTTAAAACGTGCCACGGGAATGACAAATGCAAACAGCCAGTCAAG CCGGTCGCAGTGCATCATTAACATAAGCAGTGTTTCTTACAAGGTTGGTGAAGTTAATAACAATGCTGTCTTAACGATTGTTGACCTTGCTGGAgctgaaagagaaaaaaggacTGGAAATCAG GGGGCAAGATTGCTTGAAAGCAATTTTATCAACAATACATCAATGGTTTTTGGCCTATGCCTAAGA TCATTGTTGGAGCACCAAAAGAACCCCAAGAAGCCATTGCAGAAGCACTTCCAGAACTCGTTG TTAACCAAATACCTGCGAGATTATTTGGAAGGCAAGAAGCGGATGGCATTg ATTTTAACAGTTCGAGCAGGAACAGATGACTATCTCAATACATCCTACCTGCTAAAACAAGCTTCACCATACATGAAaatcaa ATTCAATAATAATGAGGAGTCTTCCATTATGCATTGTAACAAGAGGCATTTCCAAGCACTGTCTACAGTTGAACAGCCGAAAAGAATGAAAGTTAGCGGCCTTGAAGCTTGTGTG TTTGAAGAAGGAAAGAGCATTGGAGATGAACACAAGCTTTCTACGGAAG AAGCCTCAAGAATTTGCAGATTGGATGTTAGTGAAAATGCAACCAAAAAATCAGACTTTGTTGACttggcagagaaagagagaaaccaTCAGATAATGCAGAATTTTGCTAAAGCTCTATGGAATGTCTTGAAGCAATATAAACAAAAACTCGAG GCGGCAGAGAGTGAAATCCAGAGTCTCAAAGAAAACCTTAGCAATGAAAAGACTAGATATCTTGAGCTAGGAAAAGAGCTGGAGGATTTGAAGTCCTGCAGTACTTGTTCCAAGGGACTTCGTAAGGATGGCTCCTTAGTTAAGCTATGCACTAGTTCTGAATCCAAAGTAGACTTAAAGGGATGTGGATCTAGTAATATTGATGAG AAAAATGTGGATCTTCAATCTTCATACCTCAATGCATCTTATTGCAATGGCACTCTAGAAAAGTGTGGCTCCTCACCAGGACAGGATAAAGATGTGTTCTCTCAG GTGAGTAACTCTGATGTTGATGCGGCTAATGCTTCATGCTTTTGTGTTGAAAACTCTGACCAGCAGAATTTTCAG ATGGGTGATATCTTTCTTGGGAATGGACACAACACGGAGGGTTTAAATGAATATTCGGGAATCGAGGATAATTATTCAAATGCTGAAGTAACAG ATTTTGCAATCAGCTATTCGCTATCACATGGCATGGTTAGAAATGACAGCTGTTCATCAGTGGAGCTGGACCAGCTGCTTACCGAGGATGATGAG AAATCTTTGCATCTGCCACCATCACCTAAGGAAGATGTCGCATTTACCCAAGGATGCAGCACTGTTGATGTGCCAGAGTGTCAACCAATATTTGATGCTTCCTGTAAAGActtgaaatttgagaaattaa TAATCAGGAAACTGTTGCCTGCCTCATCCAGATTACCAAGGGATTGCAGTACATTGGATATTGCGGATGCGATAACAGAACCAACG GAATTGTTGGATCCACCTCAATCACAAGAGGAAGATGTTACGCTTACCAAAGAATCCGACGTTGTTGATTTGCCAGATATTGAACCAAGAGTTGATGTTTCCTGCAAGGCAGAGAAACCAAAAAG GAGACTTGCGCCTGCCTCATCCATATTGCTAAGGGATTTCACTACTTTGGACGTCGAAGACGATGCTGAGAAACCAAAG GGAAATCGAGGTGGAAGGAAATTGGCTGcagatgaaaaaaaaacaactcagGGCAGAATCGCTCTCCTGCGCTTACTTAAGAGCGATCTTCACCTCTAA
- the LOC133870232 gene encoding kinesin-like protein KIN-6 isoform X1: MEMKSPTPCPGTVTVRRNPPRKARATPSTNAPQMPVVPSSSSTTTRAIPSFPIQDILSMEIPEKPQNPHQSDPSSSSPKGPISDTIKVYLRIRPLLPPKPLCRNGSVRDQNPRSRAKNAWPQNPAKKSASRDKNAKKKNSGEACVTVSDSHSVTLSPPLALQESKRIKSEVYEGFSYVFPADSPQGEVYERMVKPLVEDFLKGKSGMLAALGPSGSGKTHTVFGSPREPGMVPIALQQIFKQSEGRSESSRSFSISIFEIYSERGKGEKVCDLSPEGTDLSMQQSTIKGLQEVVVSDAGQAESLIACAMLKRATGMTNANSQSSRSQCIINISSVSYKVGEVNNNAVLTIVDLAGAEREKRTGNQGARLLESNFINNTSMVFGLCLRSLLEHQKNPKKPLQKHFQNSLLTKYLRDYLEGKKRMALILTVRAGTDDYLNTSYLLKQASPYMKIKFNNNEESSIMHCNKRHFQALSTVEQPKRMKVSGLEACVFEEGKSIGDEHKLSTEEASRICRLDVSENATKKSDFVDLAEKERNHQIMQNFAKALWNVLKQYKQKLEAAESEIQSLKENLSNEKTRYLELGKELEDLKSCSTCSKGLRKDGSLVKLCTSSESKVDLKGCGSSNIDEKNVDLQSSYLNASYCNGTLEKCGSSPGQDKDVFSQVSNSDVDAANASCFCVENSDQQNFQMGDIFLGNGHNTEGLNEYSGIEDNYSNAEVTDFAISYSLSHGMVRNDSCSSVELDQLLTEDDEKSLHLPPSPKEDVAFTQGCSTVDVPECQPIFDASCKDLKFEKLSRKLLPASSRLPRDCSTLDIADAITEPTELLDPPQSQEEDVTLTKESDVVDLPDIEPRVDVSCKAEKPKRRLAPASSILLRDFTTLDVEDDAEKPKGNRGGRKLAADEKKTTQGRIALLRLLKSDLHL; this comes from the exons ATGGAGATGAAAAGCCCTACGCCATGTCCGGGCACGGTTACTGTTCGGAGAAACCCTCCCCGGAAGGCGAGGGCTACACCTTCCACAAACGCTCCCCAAATGCCAGTAGTCCCTTCGTCTTCCTCAACAACCACGCGAGCCATTCCATCATTTCCGATTCAGGACATTCTTTCAATGGAAATTCCCGAAAAGCCCCAAAACCCGCATCAATCAGATCCCTCTTCCTCGTCCCCAAAAGGCCCAATCTCCGATACCATCAAAGTCTACCTTAGAATTCGGCCTCTTTTGCCACCCAAGCCTTTGTGCAGAAACGGCAGCGTTAGGGACCAGAACCCTAGGTCGAGAGCCAAGAACGCGTGGCCCCAGAACCCGGCGAAGAAGTCCGCGTCGAGGGACAAGAAcgcgaagaagaagaacagtgGTGAAGCTTGTGTAACTGTCAGTGATTCTCACTCTGTGACACTATCGCCGCCTTTAGCCCTACAAGAATCGAAGCGGATCAAGTCCGAGGTCTACGAAGGGTTCTCCTATGTGTTTCCGGCCGACTCGCCTCAG GGTGAAGTGTACGAGAGAATGGTGAAGCCTCTGGTGGAGGATTTTTTGAAGGGTAAGAGTGGAATGCTTGCCGCATTGGGGCCCAGTGGCTCTGGCAAGACTCACACCGTCTTCGGGAGTCCCAGGGAACCTGGTATGGTACCGATTGCGCTTCAACAGATCTTCAAGCAGTCCGAGGGAAGATCCGAGTCGTCGAG GTCATTTTCTATAtctatttttgaaatatattctgAACGAGGGAAAGGAGAGAAGGTATGCGATTTGTCACCGGAGGGAACCGATTTGAGCATGCAGCAATCAACTATAAAAGGCCTTCAAGAG GTTGTTGTCTCTGACGCTGGACAGGCAGAATCTTTAATAGCTTGTGCTATGTTAAAACGTGCCACGGGAATGACAAATGCAAACAGCCAGTCAAG CCGGTCGCAGTGCATCATTAACATAAGCAGTGTTTCTTACAAGGTTGGTGAAGTTAATAACAATGCTGTCTTAACGATTGTTGACCTTGCTGGAgctgaaagagaaaaaaggacTGGAAATCAG GGGGCAAGATTGCTTGAAAGCAATTTTATCAACAATACATCAATGGTTTTTGGCCTATGCCTAAGA TCATTGTTGGAGCACCAAAAGAACCCCAAGAAGCCATTGCAGAAGCACTTCCAGAACTCGTTG TTAACCAAATACCTGCGAGATTATTTGGAAGGCAAGAAGCGGATGGCATTg ATTTTAACAGTTCGAGCAGGAACAGATGACTATCTCAATACATCCTACCTGCTAAAACAAGCTTCACCATACATGAAaatcaa ATTCAATAATAATGAGGAGTCTTCCATTATGCATTGTAACAAGAGGCATTTCCAAGCACTGTCTACAGTTGAACAGCCGAAAAGAATGAAAGTTAGCGGCCTTGAAGCTTGTGTG TTTGAAGAAGGAAAGAGCATTGGAGATGAACACAAGCTTTCTACGGAAG AAGCCTCAAGAATTTGCAGATTGGATGTTAGTGAAAATGCAACCAAAAAATCAGACTTTGTTGACttggcagagaaagagagaaaccaTCAGATAATGCAGAATTTTGCTAAAGCTCTATGGAATGTCTTGAAGCAATATAAACAAAAACTCGAG GCGGCAGAGAGTGAAATCCAGAGTCTCAAAGAAAACCTTAGCAATGAAAAGACTAGATATCTTGAGCTAGGAAAAGAGCTGGAGGATTTGAAGTCCTGCAGTACTTGTTCCAAGGGACTTCGTAAGGATGGCTCCTTAGTTAAGCTATGCACTAGTTCTGAATCCAAAGTAGACTTAAAGGGATGTGGATCTAGTAATATTGATGAG AAAAATGTGGATCTTCAATCTTCATACCTCAATGCATCTTATTGCAATGGCACTCTAGAAAAGTGTGGCTCCTCACCAGGACAGGATAAAGATGTGTTCTCTCAG GTGAGTAACTCTGATGTTGATGCGGCTAATGCTTCATGCTTTTGTGTTGAAAACTCTGACCAGCAGAATTTTCAG ATGGGTGATATCTTTCTTGGGAATGGACACAACACGGAGGGTTTAAATGAATATTCGGGAATCGAGGATAATTATTCAAATGCTGAAGTAACAG ATTTTGCAATCAGCTATTCGCTATCACATGGCATGGTTAGAAATGACAGCTGTTCATCAGTGGAGCTGGACCAGCTGCTTACCGAGGATGATGAG AAATCTTTGCATCTGCCACCATCACCTAAGGAAGATGTCGCATTTACCCAAGGATGCAGCACTGTTGATGTGCCAGAGTGTCAACCAATATTTGATGCTTCCTGTAAAGActtgaaatttgagaaattaaGTAG GAAACTGTTGCCTGCCTCATCCAGATTACCAAGGGATTGCAGTACATTGGATATTGCGGATGCGATAACAGAACCAACG GAATTGTTGGATCCACCTCAATCACAAGAGGAAGATGTTACGCTTACCAAAGAATCCGACGTTGTTGATTTGCCAGATATTGAACCAAGAGTTGATGTTTCCTGCAAGGCAGAGAAACCAAAAAG GAGACTTGCGCCTGCCTCATCCATATTGCTAAGGGATTTCACTACTTTGGACGTCGAAGACGATGCTGAGAAACCAAAG GGAAATCGAGGTGGAAGGAAATTGGCTGcagatgaaaaaaaaacaactcagGGCAGAATCGCTCTCCTGCGCTTACTTAAGAGCGATCTTCACCTCTAA
- the LOC133870232 gene encoding kinesin-like protein KIN-6 isoform X2, with product MEMKSPTPCPGTVTVRRNPPRKARATPSTNAPQMPVVPSSSSTTTRAIPSFPIQDILSMEIPEKPQNPHQSDPSSSSPKGPISDTIKVYLRIRPLLPPKPLCRNGSVRDQNPRSRAKNAWPQNPAKKSASRDKNAKKKNSGEACVTVSDSHSVTLSPPLALQESKRIKSEVYEGFSYVFPADSPQGEVYERMVKPLVEDFLKGKSGMLAALGPSGSGKTHTVFGSPREPGMVPIALQQIFKQSEGRSESSRSFSISIFEIYSERGKGEKVCDLSPEGTDLSMQQSTIKGLQEVVVSDAGQAESLIACAMLKRATGMTNANSQSSRSQCIINISSVSYKVGEVNNNAVLTIVDLAGAEREKRTGNQGARLLESNFINNTSMVFGLCLRSLLEHQKNPKKPLQKHFQNSLLTKYLRDYLEGKKRMALILTVRAGTDDYLNTSYLLKQASPYMKIKFNNNEESSIMHCNKRHFQALSTVEQPKRMKVSGLEACVFEEGKSIGDEHKLSTEEASRICRLDVSENATKKSDFVDLAEKERNHQIMQNFAKALWNVLKQYKQKLEAAESEIQSLKENLSNEKTRYLELGKELEDLKSCSTCSKGLRKDGSLVKLCTSSESKVDLKGCGSSNIDEKNVDLQSSYLNASYCNGTLEKCGSSPGQDKDVFSQVSNSDVDAANASCFCVENSDQQNFQMGDIFLGNGHNTEGLNEYSGIEDNYSNAEVTDFAISYSLSHGMVRNDSCSSVELDQLLTEDDEKSLHLPPSPKEDVAFTQGCSTVDVPECQPIFDASCKDLKFEKLSRLPRDCSTLDIADAITEPTELLDPPQSQEEDVTLTKESDVVDLPDIEPRVDVSCKAEKPKRRLAPASSILLRDFTTLDVEDDAEKPKGNRGGRKLAADEKKTTQGRIALLRLLKSDLHL from the exons ATGGAGATGAAAAGCCCTACGCCATGTCCGGGCACGGTTACTGTTCGGAGAAACCCTCCCCGGAAGGCGAGGGCTACACCTTCCACAAACGCTCCCCAAATGCCAGTAGTCCCTTCGTCTTCCTCAACAACCACGCGAGCCATTCCATCATTTCCGATTCAGGACATTCTTTCAATGGAAATTCCCGAAAAGCCCCAAAACCCGCATCAATCAGATCCCTCTTCCTCGTCCCCAAAAGGCCCAATCTCCGATACCATCAAAGTCTACCTTAGAATTCGGCCTCTTTTGCCACCCAAGCCTTTGTGCAGAAACGGCAGCGTTAGGGACCAGAACCCTAGGTCGAGAGCCAAGAACGCGTGGCCCCAGAACCCGGCGAAGAAGTCCGCGTCGAGGGACAAGAAcgcgaagaagaagaacagtgGTGAAGCTTGTGTAACTGTCAGTGATTCTCACTCTGTGACACTATCGCCGCCTTTAGCCCTACAAGAATCGAAGCGGATCAAGTCCGAGGTCTACGAAGGGTTCTCCTATGTGTTTCCGGCCGACTCGCCTCAG GGTGAAGTGTACGAGAGAATGGTGAAGCCTCTGGTGGAGGATTTTTTGAAGGGTAAGAGTGGAATGCTTGCCGCATTGGGGCCCAGTGGCTCTGGCAAGACTCACACCGTCTTCGGGAGTCCCAGGGAACCTGGTATGGTACCGATTGCGCTTCAACAGATCTTCAAGCAGTCCGAGGGAAGATCCGAGTCGTCGAG GTCATTTTCTATAtctatttttgaaatatattctgAACGAGGGAAAGGAGAGAAGGTATGCGATTTGTCACCGGAGGGAACCGATTTGAGCATGCAGCAATCAACTATAAAAGGCCTTCAAGAG GTTGTTGTCTCTGACGCTGGACAGGCAGAATCTTTAATAGCTTGTGCTATGTTAAAACGTGCCACGGGAATGACAAATGCAAACAGCCAGTCAAG CCGGTCGCAGTGCATCATTAACATAAGCAGTGTTTCTTACAAGGTTGGTGAAGTTAATAACAATGCTGTCTTAACGATTGTTGACCTTGCTGGAgctgaaagagaaaaaaggacTGGAAATCAG GGGGCAAGATTGCTTGAAAGCAATTTTATCAACAATACATCAATGGTTTTTGGCCTATGCCTAAGA TCATTGTTGGAGCACCAAAAGAACCCCAAGAAGCCATTGCAGAAGCACTTCCAGAACTCGTTG TTAACCAAATACCTGCGAGATTATTTGGAAGGCAAGAAGCGGATGGCATTg ATTTTAACAGTTCGAGCAGGAACAGATGACTATCTCAATACATCCTACCTGCTAAAACAAGCTTCACCATACATGAAaatcaa ATTCAATAATAATGAGGAGTCTTCCATTATGCATTGTAACAAGAGGCATTTCCAAGCACTGTCTACAGTTGAACAGCCGAAAAGAATGAAAGTTAGCGGCCTTGAAGCTTGTGTG TTTGAAGAAGGAAAGAGCATTGGAGATGAACACAAGCTTTCTACGGAAG AAGCCTCAAGAATTTGCAGATTGGATGTTAGTGAAAATGCAACCAAAAAATCAGACTTTGTTGACttggcagagaaagagagaaaccaTCAGATAATGCAGAATTTTGCTAAAGCTCTATGGAATGTCTTGAAGCAATATAAACAAAAACTCGAG GCGGCAGAGAGTGAAATCCAGAGTCTCAAAGAAAACCTTAGCAATGAAAAGACTAGATATCTTGAGCTAGGAAAAGAGCTGGAGGATTTGAAGTCCTGCAGTACTTGTTCCAAGGGACTTCGTAAGGATGGCTCCTTAGTTAAGCTATGCACTAGTTCTGAATCCAAAGTAGACTTAAAGGGATGTGGATCTAGTAATATTGATGAG AAAAATGTGGATCTTCAATCTTCATACCTCAATGCATCTTATTGCAATGGCACTCTAGAAAAGTGTGGCTCCTCACCAGGACAGGATAAAGATGTGTTCTCTCAG GTGAGTAACTCTGATGTTGATGCGGCTAATGCTTCATGCTTTTGTGTTGAAAACTCTGACCAGCAGAATTTTCAG ATGGGTGATATCTTTCTTGGGAATGGACACAACACGGAGGGTTTAAATGAATATTCGGGAATCGAGGATAATTATTCAAATGCTGAAGTAACAG ATTTTGCAATCAGCTATTCGCTATCACATGGCATGGTTAGAAATGACAGCTGTTCATCAGTGGAGCTGGACCAGCTGCTTACCGAGGATGATGAG AAATCTTTGCATCTGCCACCATCACCTAAGGAAGATGTCGCATTTACCCAAGGATGCAGCACTGTTGATGTGCCAGAGTGTCAACCAATATTTGATGCTTCCTGTAAAGActtgaaatttgagaaattaaGTAG ATTACCAAGGGATTGCAGTACATTGGATATTGCGGATGCGATAACAGAACCAACG GAATTGTTGGATCCACCTCAATCACAAGAGGAAGATGTTACGCTTACCAAAGAATCCGACGTTGTTGATTTGCCAGATATTGAACCAAGAGTTGATGTTTCCTGCAAGGCAGAGAAACCAAAAAG GAGACTTGCGCCTGCCTCATCCATATTGCTAAGGGATTTCACTACTTTGGACGTCGAAGACGATGCTGAGAAACCAAAG GGAAATCGAGGTGGAAGGAAATTGGCTGcagatgaaaaaaaaacaactcagGGCAGAATCGCTCTCCTGCGCTTACTTAAGAGCGATCTTCACCTCTAA